From Chiloscyllium punctatum isolate Juve2018m chromosome 36, sChiPun1.3, whole genome shotgun sequence, the proteins below share one genomic window:
- the LOC140460033 gene encoding uncharacterized protein has product MRNRLQVNTGRSGWKLPQHEGQRVALCPEQARLPIGWLRTARHADCPIDSAGGPEADWSSSQSEHTYCLNAEVIAAAAAAAITFLQETPSRGSVCVWGTSGSSSSSNLEGHKDNSTVEKPWQCGDCGKRFRFPSGLEIHRRVHTGERPFICPDCGKGFTVSLSLHKHQRVHTGERPFICTECGKGFAQSSQLLIHTRIHTGEKPFTCSECYRQFSQLSGLHRHQRIHTREKPFSCSECDRQFSQLSGLQKHQRIHTGEKPFTCSECGKGFTRSPKLLIHQRVHTGERPFLCTVCGKGFKTSSAALKHQRNHTGEKPFICTECGKRFAQSFRLLVHKRVHTGEKPFICTECGKGFTQSFRLLVHKRVHTGERPFTCSECGKGFAQSSQLLIHKRVHTGEKPFSCSECDRQFSQLSGLHRHQRIHTREKPFSCSECGKGFTQPSQLLIHQCVHTGEKPFTCSECGKGFTQSAQLLIHQRVHTGERPFLCTVCGKGFKTSSAAVRHQRIHTRESL; this is encoded by the coding sequence CTCCCTCAGCACGAGGGGCAGCGCGTGGCCCTTTGTCCGGAACAGGCGCGGCTTCCTATTGGCTGGCTCCGGACAGCTCGGCATGCGGACTGTCCAATAGACAGCGCTGGAGGACCGGAGGCAGACTGGTCCTCCAGCCAATCAGAGCACAcctattgtctgaatgcggaagttattgctgctgctgctgctgctgcaataACATTCCTCCAGGAGACACCATCAaggggttctgtgtgtgtgtggggcactTCAGGCTCCAGTTCATCATCCAACCTGGAGGGACACAAGGACAACAGCACCGTGGAGAAGCCATGGcagtgtggggactgtgggaaacgGTTCAGGTTTCCATCTGGGCTGGAGATTCACCGGcgggttcacaccggggagaggccgttcatctGCCCagactgtgggaagggattcactgtcTCCTTGAGCCTCCACAAACACCAGCGGGTTcataccggggagaggccgttcatctgcacagagtgtgggaaggggttcgCTCAGTCGTCCCAGCTGTTAATCCACACGCGgattcacaccggggagaagccgttcacCTGCTCCGAGTGTTACAGGCAATTCAGTCAGTTATCTGGTCTTCACAGACACCAGCGGATTCACACCAGGGAGAAGCCGTTCAGCTGCTCCGAGTGTGACAGGCAATTCAGCCAGTTGTCTGGTCTTCAAAAACACCAGCGgattcacaccggggagaagccgttcacatgctctgagtgtgggaagggattcactcggtCGCCCAAGTTGTTAATCCACCAGCGCGTTCACACTGGGGAGCGACCATTCCTCTGCAccgtgtgtgggaaaggattcaagACTTCATCGGCTGCACTGAAACACCAGCGGaatcacaccggggagaagccgttcatCTGCACAGAGTGTGGGAAGAGATTCGCTCAGTCGTTCCGGCTGTTAGTCCACAAGCGAGTTCAtaccggggagaagccgttcatctgcacagagtgtgggaagggattcactcagtcgttccGGCTGTTAGTCCACAAGCGGGTTcataccggggagaggccgttcacctgctctgagtgtgggaaggggttcgCTCAGTCGTCCCAGCTGTTAATCCACAAGcgggttcacaccggggagaagccgttcagCTGCTCCGAGTGTGACAGGCAATTCAGTCAGTTATCTGGTCTTCACAGACACCAGCGGATTCACACCAGGGAGAAGCCGTTCAGCtgctccgagtgtgggaagggattcactcagccGTCCCAGTTGTTAATCCACCAGTGtgttcacaccggggagaagccgttcacctgctctgagtgtgggaagggattcactcagtcggCCCAGTTGCTAATCCACCAGCGCGTTCACACTGGGGAGCGACCATTCCTCTGCAccgtgtgtgggaaaggattcaagACTTCATCAGCTGCAGTGAGACACCAGCGAATTCACACCAGGGaaagcctttga